The sequence below is a genomic window from Acidobacteriota bacterium.
CCGGGCCGTCATCGGCGTCTCAGCCCTCGGCGAGGAGGACCAACGCCAGCAGGCGGTGGACGCCTTGATCCACGCCAGCGGCTACCTGCGTACCCAGCTGTCGAAACGGCTGCGGCTGCGCACCACCCCCGAGCTGGTCTTCCGCCTCGATCGCGGCGCGGAACACAGCCAGCGAATCTCGGAAATCCTGGAGAACCTCCATGCCGGCGACGAACCTACCTGACGCACTCCTCAAGCTGATCCGCCGCGGCAACCGCTTTCTGCTCACCAGCCACCGCAACCCCGACGGCGACTCCATC
It includes:
- the rbfA gene encoding 30S ribosome-binding factor RbfA, which codes for MIRRTDRVAELLRAELSDLLLHRVKDPRVKLVSISTVEVNADLSRAVIGVSALGEEDQRQQAVDALIHASGYLRTQLSKRLRLRTTPELVFRLDRGAEHSQRISEILENLHAGDEPT